In a genomic window of Candidatus Polarisedimenticolia bacterium:
- a CDS encoding dienelactone hydrolase family protein, whose protein sequence is MLSLKRALALAFILASARVSTAVAAGETITYEVGGESVRAYLAKPAVLDGRPGIVVVHHFWGLDAHTKGVADRFAGLGYLTVAPDLYRGRLGGDYGLAKDLMDRLDGSRAVAIVKGAIGYLRSLDGGAARRPIALVGFDMGGRVALSAALQAADVQALVIFYGHVETTPESVMPIQVPVLGVFGTDDMVVRVEEARKFEASLKAAGKQATIIIYQGMAHAFFDESRADYDQSLGNDAWIRTQDFLKTALGPVQAPPPAAVPPAGAPSAPSPPGQ, encoded by the coding sequence ATGCTTTCCCTGAAGCGGGCCCTGGCCCTGGCGTTCATCCTGGCTTCCGCGCGCGTGTCCACGGCCGTGGCCGCGGGCGAGACGATCACCTACGAGGTCGGCGGCGAGTCGGTCAGGGCCTATCTGGCGAAGCCGGCCGTCCTCGACGGTCGGCCCGGAATCGTCGTGGTGCACCACTTCTGGGGGCTCGATGCCCACACCAAGGGTGTCGCCGACCGCTTCGCCGGGCTCGGCTACCTGACCGTGGCGCCCGACCTGTATCGCGGCAGGCTGGGAGGCGACTACGGCCTGGCGAAAGACTTGATGGATCGGCTCGACGGAAGCCGGGCGGTCGCCATCGTCAAGGGGGCCATCGGCTATCTTCGAAGCCTCGACGGTGGCGCCGCGCGCAGGCCGATCGCGCTGGTCGGCTTCGACATGGGCGGACGGGTGGCCCTGTCGGCGGCCCTGCAGGCCGCGGACGTGCAGGCTCTGGTGATCTTCTACGGTCACGTCGAGACCACGCCGGAGTCGGTGATGCCGATCCAGGTGCCGGTCCTCGGCGTGTTCGGAACGGATGACATGGTCGTCCGGGTCGAGGAGGCCAGGAAGTTCGAAGCGTCCCTCAAGGCGGCGGGGAAGCAGGCGACCATCATTATTTATCAGGGAATGGCGCACGCCTTTTTCGACGAATCGCGCGCCGACTACGATCAAAGCCTGGGCAACGACGCCTGGATTCGGACGCAGGACTTCCTCAAGACCGCGCTGGGACCGGTGCAGGCGCCGCCGCCCGCCGCGGTCCCTCCCGCCGGCGCGCCGTCCGCCCCCTCGCCCCCGGGACAGTAG
- the queF gene encoding preQ(1) synthase produces the protein MPTRPTRALETFPNPRPGRPYEISFESPEFTCLCPRTGQPDFATVRISYTPDRLCVELKSLKLYLWSFRDEGHFHEDVTNRILDDLVALLDPREITVIGDFNVRGGIHTVVTVNHRQNNA, from the coding sequence ATGCCGACCAGACCAACGCGGGCGCTCGAGACCTTTCCCAACCCCCGACCAGGGCGGCCCTACGAAATCTCGTTCGAGAGCCCCGAATTCACCTGCCTCTGCCCGCGCACCGGCCAGCCCGATTTCGCCACGGTGCGCATTAGCTACACGCCCGACCGACTGTGCGTCGAGCTGAAGTCGCTGAAGCTGTACCTCTGGTCGTTCCGCGACGAAGGCCACTTCCACGAGGACGTCACGAACCGGATCCTGGACGACCTGGTCGCACTCCTGGATCCCCGCGAGATCACGGTCATTGGCGATTTCAACGTGCGGGGCGGCATCCACACGGTCGTGACCGTCAACCACCGCCAGAATAACGCCTAG
- a CDS encoding methionine synthase: protein MNDGAVTANPALGEELLLPLSTIGSFPKPERLTKARAGFSRGEVPEDELRRIEREETVACIRMQEGLGLDLLVDGEMYRGDMTAYFAENLEGFRISGLVRSYGNRYYRKPVVTGPIRWSRPVTVEWFRFAQAQTGKPVKAILTGPYTMMDWSFDDHYGSREALAMALAEVIHQEAAALVEAGARYVQIDEPAVSVRPDEIELAIRAMATVTGGLKARTITHICYGDFPAIYPRLLDLPVDQFTLELSNSDLGLLSLFKTSPFTKELGAGVLDVHTHAIEPVDVVKERITAALAVVPASRLYVNPDCGLKTRSPEQAEAKLRNMVEATREVRRTL from the coding sequence ATGAACGACGGCGCCGTGACCGCGAATCCCGCCCTGGGCGAAGAGCTCCTCCTCCCCCTCAGCACGATCGGCTCGTTCCCCAAGCCGGAACGCCTGACGAAGGCGCGGGCCGGGTTCTCCAGGGGGGAGGTCCCCGAGGACGAGCTCAGGCGCATCGAGCGTGAGGAGACCGTGGCCTGTATCCGCATGCAGGAGGGGCTGGGGCTCGACCTCCTGGTGGACGGCGAGATGTACCGCGGCGACATGACCGCGTATTTCGCCGAGAACCTCGAGGGATTCCGCATCTCGGGGCTGGTGCGCTCGTACGGCAATCGCTACTACCGCAAGCCGGTCGTCACCGGACCGATCCGCTGGTCGCGGCCGGTGACGGTCGAATGGTTCCGCTTCGCGCAGGCCCAGACCGGCAAGCCGGTCAAGGCGATCCTCACCGGGCCCTACACGATGATGGACTGGTCATTCGACGATCACTACGGCTCGCGCGAGGCGCTGGCGATGGCCCTGGCCGAGGTGATTCACCAGGAGGCCGCGGCCCTGGTCGAGGCCGGCGCGCGCTACGTGCAGATCGACGAGCCGGCGGTCTCGGTCCGTCCGGACGAGATCGAACTGGCCATCCGAGCCATGGCGACGGTGACCGGCGGCCTCAAGGCCAGGACGATCACCCACATCTGCTACGGCGACTTCCCCGCCATCTATCCGCGACTGCTCGACCTGCCGGTCGACCAGTTCACCCTGGAGCTGTCGAACTCGGATCTCGGGCTCCTGTCGCTGTTCAAGACCTCCCCGTTCACCAAGGAGCTGGGGGCCGGGGTCCTGGACGTTCACACCCACGCGATCGAACCGGTTGACGTGGTGAAGGAGCGGATCACCGCGGCGCTCGCGGTCGTCCCGGCGTCGCGCCTCTACGTCAACCCCGATTGCGGTCTCAAGACGCGCTCCCCCGAGCAGGCGGAGGCGAAGCTCAGGAACATGGTCGAGGCAACGCGCGAGGTCCGGCGCACCCTGTGA